The genomic segment CTTCATCCCCTGTTCCCTGTTCCCTGTTCCCTGTTCCCTGTTCCCCCTAACATCAATTTCAGGATTTCATATTAGATATTGAGGATGTAAATTTTATGTCAAATGCGATTTGTCCCTGTTGTTCCTCCACGCTCCTGCGCCATATTCGCCCCGCAGGAATTTATTGGTACTGTAGTCATTGTCATCAAGAGATGCCGAATTTATCTCAAAGCTTTCGAGTTAAAGCTAAAGCCAAAATCTCACTCTCTTTAGTCGAGAAACCCTCAAAATTTTCACCCGATTACATTAACTTGAGCAATCAAAAGGCTTGGCTCAGGGTTGCGAATTCTGCCTGATTCTATTGTTATTTACCCAATAAACCTCATGAAACTAATTGATCAACAGCTAAAATTGAATGAGTCAGACTTAAACTCACTCTGGGTATTAGGGACAAAATTTTTTAAGTCCTTTATGATTCTGCTTGGTTTAGTTCAGACTACAGTGAAAGCCAAAATCGAGTTATTTCTAGCTGATCATTTAAGAGCCAATAACTTTTCTACCTTTTTGGGAAGTCATCATTTAAAACAAGCCTTAAAACGGTCTTATAAAGAATTATCTGACTTTAAATTTGCCTTAGATCAATCTTCAATTGTTGCTATTACAGATGCTCGTGGCTGTATTACTTATGCTAATGATAAATTTTGTGAAATTTCTAAATATTCCCGAGAAGAATTGATCGGAAAAAATCATAGATTTGTCAATTCCGGTTATCATTCTAAACATTTTTTTAAAACCCTGTGGTCAACCATTCAATCTGGCAAAATCTGGCGAGGTGAAATTCGGAATCAAGCAAAAGATGGAACTTATTATTGGGTAGATACGACCATTATTCCGTTTTTAAATGATAACGGAAAACCTTATCAATATATTGCCATTCGTAATGATATTACCGAGCGCAAGAAGGCAGAATATCAGCTGTTATATGATGTTTTTCATGATCGATTAACTGGACTAGGCAATCGCAGCTTATTGATTAATGAAATTGAGAAATCTATTGAGCAAGTTCAAAAATATCCAGAAGAGTTATTTGCGGTACTTTTTTTAGACTTAGATCGCTTTAAAGTTGTTAATGATAGCTTAGGACGAATTGTAGGCGATCAATTACTCATGGCATTTTCTCATTTATTGCAATCTTTAGTCTGTTATCCAAATATTGTTGCTCGTTTAGGAGGAGATGAATTTGCAATTTTACTCAAATCGATTCAATCTCCCCTAGAAGCTATTGATCTAGCTAAACATATTAATCACATCTTAACGAACCCCTTTGAAATTGGGGGATCTCAAGTTTTTAAAACCACAAGTATTGGTATTGTTTTAGGAACAACCCATTATCATCAAGCGGAAAATGTTCTCAGAGATGCAGATATTGCTATGCACCAAGCTAAAGAAAAAGGTAAGGGATGTTTAGAAATATTTGATAAAGAAATTCATGATAAAGCGTTGTTTAAGATGCAGCTAGAAATCGAACTGCGTCAAGCTTTAATGAAACAAGAATTTGTGGTTTATTACCAACCTATTATTAATTTAAAAACCGGAAAAATTACCGGATTTGAAGCCTTAGTTCGTTGGCAACATCCCCAGCGTGGGATGATTTCTCCGGCTGAATTTATTCCCTTAGCGGAAGAAACCGGATTAATTGTTCCGATTGGAAATTGGGTGTTACAACAAGCTTGCCAACAATTGCAAAAGTGGCAAATTTTAAGAGATGGGGAAAATTCTATCTATCCTCTAACTTTAAATGTTAATTTTTCAGCCCAGCAATTTAATTTATCCAATGTCATCGAGATTGTCGAAACAATTGTGAATCAAACTCAGATTTCTCTATGGGATTTAAAAATAGAATTAACGGAAAGTGTTTTGATGGATAATAATACAACTTTGGAAGGACTTGCTCAACTGAAATCCTATCACATTGGCTTGAGTATTGATGATTTTGGGACGGGTTATTCTTCTCTCAGCTATTTGCATCGTTTTCCCTTAGATACCTTAAAAATTGATCGTTCCTTTATTCAAAATATTGGGGAACGGGGTCGGGAAACAGAGATTGTTTTAGCAATTATTAGTTTAGCCCATAATTTGGGAATGGATGTTGTCGCTGAAGGCGTTGAAACTGAAGAACAATTGAATCAACTGCGACTGTTTAATTGTGAATATGGCCAGGGTTATTTATTCTCTAAACCCCTCAGTTCAGAAGCCACGGAAGCTTTGTTACGTTCTAATCCTCAATGGTAGAATCAACTTATCATTATTAATAACAGGACTCAGAAATGATTCTAACCACCACTAGCACATTACAGGGTAAAGAAATTATTGAATATTATGGCGTCGTGAGTGGAGAAGCCATTTTAGGGGCTAATATTATCCGCGATTTTTTTGCCGGAATTCGGGATATTGTAGGCGGACGCGCAGCAGCTTATGAACAATCTCTGCGAGAAGCAAAAGATCTGGCAATGTTAGAAATGATTGAAGAAGCCAAAGCACTAGGGGCAAATGGAATTATTGGGATTGATCTTGATTATGAAACCGTGAGTGAGGGAATGTTAATGGTAGCCGCGAGTGGTACGGCTGTTAAATGGATTTAAGAGAAAATCTCTGCCTAAAGTTTAATGTCGAGACTGCTAAACTTTGCTAAAATTTTAGCATTATTGGAATTGATTTCCAAACATAAAAAATTATTGAATGCCAATCTGGAGAAAAAATGGCTGATAACAGACTTCGTAACTTTTTAATCGGTGCAGGAATTGCTACTGCGGGTGCTATTGGAACGAAAGTAGCCGTCGATTATTTCAAAAATCGAGGCAAAGAAGAGGTTGTAGATGAAAGTCATGGGGACGCGATCGCAGCCTCTCCAGAACAGGTGAGTTATGCCGTAGTACAACCGAGTTCGGTACAAAGCTTTTTAGATGCTAGTTTTGGGGAACCCGGTCGTTATGTTCCCATTCGAGAACCCAAAGTTTTTGATTATCAAGGCAAACAATATATGGTGATTTGGGCCAAAGATAACAAAAAAGACAAAAATCAAATGATGGCTTTCCAATACACTGACCAAGGCCGGAATATGATTGCCAGTGTGGGATATACTGCTGCAAAAACCGATTATAATCTCTCCACCCTCAGCAGTACCCCCTTTGCGGTGGAAGTCAATGGTAAAAAATTAACTTCCGGTCAAGGGGAAACAGGCGGAAGTAATGATGTTGATTTTGTTTTAGCCTAACCCCGTAGAGACGTGCCACGGCGCGTCTCTCTTTACGATGAGCTACCTGGCTCAGTTGACCAATTTTCGGTTGATAATTTCAGGGGGCGACAAGCACCCCCAAAGGAAGATGAATCAAGGGTTGTAGGATTCAGACTCAGTAAAAAATATCACAGCTTATTGAGAACAAACTTTATGGAGAGAAAAATAAGCCTACATTAAGTCACCTTCTTGTGGTAAAAAAGAACGGTCTTATGATTTCAACAAGACCGTGAACAATATACTACCTGAATTCTATCAAATCCACCTGCAAAAATATTTGAGTCAAACCCGTGAGCAATTTGGGGCTTGTTTGGGCTTGAACTTTGTTCAAGTCCCGCTATTGCGATCGTCAGGTCGAGCAACTCCAAAAAAATCAAAATCCCCCACCCGAAGGTAGGGGATCTTAATTAATTACCTATCAAACGAGGATTCAGTTAACGTTACATCAACCGAACTTACCCGCAGTCGAGGCAATTAGGAAGGCTGCGTAGGTAATGATATAGCCAACGGTGAAGTGAGCTAAACCAACCACACGAGCTTGAACGATAGACAGAGCAACCGGTTTATCTTTCCAACGAACTAAGTTCGCCAGAGGAGTGCGCTCATGTGCCCAGACAATCGTTTCGATTAACTCTTGCCAGTAACCCCGCCAAGAGATCAGGAACATAAATCCAGTTGCCCAAACCAGGTGTCCTAATAAGAACATCCAAGACCAGACCGACAGGTTATTCGTTCCGTAGGGGTTGTAGCCGTTAATTAACTGAGCCGAGTTCAGCCACAAATAGTCACGGAACCAGCCCATCAGGTAGGTAGAGGATTCGTTGAACTGAGCAACGTTTCCTTGCCAAACGCCCAGATGCTTCCAGTGCCAGTAGAAGGTTGTCCAACCAATGGTATTCAGCATCCAGAACATGGAGAGGTAGAAAGCGTCCCAAGCAGAGATGTCGCAAGTACCGCCACGGCCAGGGCCATCGCAAGGGAAGGCATAGCCGAAGTCTTTCTTGTCGGGCATCAGCTTAGAGCCACGAGCATCCAACGCACCTTTGACAAGAATCAGGGTGGTGGTGTGCAGACCCAGAGCGATCGCATGGTGAACTAAGAAGTCCCCAGGGCCAATCGTCAGGAATAAGGAGTTGCTACCCGAGTTGATAGCTTCTAACCAACCGGGCAACCAAACGTTACCGTAGTTGGGCCAAGCGGTGGTGGCGATGCTGTTGGCGTTGGACAGTAAAACATCCATTCCATACAGCACTTTACCGGAAGACGCTTGAACGAATTGAGCAAAAACCGGTTCAATCAGAATTTGCTTTTCAGGAGTTCCAAAAGCAACCACAACATCGTTATGGACATATAAGCCCAGAGTGTGGAAACCGAGGAACAGAGACACCCAGCTTAAGTGAGAGATGAGGGCCTCTTTGTGCTGTAACATCCGATCCAACACATTGCCTTTGTTTTGTTCAGAATCATAGTCGCGCACCAGGAAGATTGCCCCGTGAGCGAAAGCTCCGACCATTAAGAACCCAGCAATATATTGGTGGTGGGTGTACAGCGCCGCCATCGTGGTGTAATCCTTAGCGATGAAGGCGTAGGGGGGCATCGCATACATATGCTGTGCCACCACAGAGGTGATCACACCCAGCGCCGCCAGAGCAAATGCTAACTGGAAGTGCAGAGAGTTGTTCATTGTGTCGTACAACCCTTGGTGTGGCAGGTTGAACGGCCCTTCATTTTTGAACCCGAACAAAGGATCTTTGGAATTCATCATTTCTTTGATGCTATGACCAATTCCAAAGTTTGTCCGGTACATATGGCCTGCAATGATGAACAACACTGCGATCGCCAGATGGTGGTGAGCCATATCCGTCAACCAGAGAGACTCGGTTTGAGGATGGAAGCCACCTAAGAAGGTCAGGATTGCGGTTCCAGAACCTGTAGAGGTTCCGAAAATGTGCCCTGCGGTATCTGGGTTCTGGGCATATACACCCCAGTTGCCTGTGAAGAAGGGAGCCAGACCAGCCGGGTGGGGCAGAGTGCTGAGGAAGTTATCCCAACCCACGTGCTGTCCGCGAGATTCAGGAATGGCAACGTGAACCAAGTGACCTGTCCAAGCCAGGGAACTAACCCCGAACAGACCTGCCAAGTGGTGGTTCAAACGAGATTCAGCATTCTTGAACCAGGACAAACTGGGACGATACTTGGGTTGAAGGTGGAGCCAACCTGCGAACAGGAAGATTGCAGCCAGAATCAACAGGAAGATAGACCCTTGATACAGGTCACCATTTGACCGCATCCCAATGGTGTACCACCAGTGATACACCCCAGAGTAAGCGATATCAACTGGGTTAGAAGCACCCGCTTGGGTAAAGGCTTCTACCGCCGGTTTGCCAAATTGGGGATCCCAAATGGCGTGAGCAATGGGGCGAATATTTAAAGGATCTTTGACCCATTGTTCAAAATTACCTTGCCAAGCGACATGGAATAGGCTGCCTGAAGTCCAGAGGAAGATGATAGCGAGGTGACCGAAGTGGGAGGCAAAAATCTTTTGGTAAAGATTTTCCTCTGTCATGCCATCATGGGTCTCGAAATCATGGGCTGTGGCAATCCCATACCAAATCCGACGTGTTGTCGGGTCTTGGGCCAAGTCCTGGCTAAATTTGGGGAATTTAGTTGCCATAAGTCCTAACTAAATCGTGTTCTTTTCTATTCCGCTTCAGGGGGAAGAAGAAAACCGATTAAGCCTTCTTCTGCCCCTGAGCAGAGAGTTTTCATCCTACTGAAATAATTCGGGCTAGGAAGAATGCCCAGGTTGTAGCAATTCCTCCTAAGAGGTAGTGAGCTACACCAACCGCACGACCTTGAGTAATACTCAGAGCACGAGGTTGAATTGATGGGGCTACTTTCAGCTTATTATGAGCCCAAACAATGGACTCAATCAATTCTTGCCAGTAGCCACGGCCACTGAACAGGAACATTAAGCTGAACGCCCAGACGAAGTGGGCACCCAAGAACAACAGACCGTAGGCAGAAAGGGCTGACCCATAGGAAGTGATCACCTGAGCAGCTTGCGCCCACAGGAAATCACGCAGCCATCCATTAATCGTAATGGCGCTTTGGGCAAAGTTGCCATTGGTGATGTGAGAAATAGTGCCGTCCGCACCAACTGTTCCCCACACATCGGATTGCATCTTCCAGCTAAAGTGGAAAATCACGATGGAGAGAGAGTTGTACATCCAGAACAGACCGAGGAAAACGTGATCCCAGCCAGAAACTTGGCAAGTACCACCCCGACCCGGGCCGTCACACGGGAAGCGGAAACCTAATTCACTCTTATCGGGAATCAGGCGAGAGCTACGGGCGAATAAAACGCCTTTAAGCAGAATTAAAACCGTAACGTGAATCGTGAAGGCATGGATATGGTGAACCATGAAGTCCGCCGTACCTAACACGATGGGCATCATTGCCACTTTGCCACCGACGGCAACAACATCGCCGCCGAACACTGGACTTACACTGGCTAAAGCATGGGGAGCAGTGCTACCGGGTGCTAAAGCATGAATGTGTTGAATCCATTGGGCAAACACAGGTTGGAGTTGAATGCCTGTATCGGAGAACATATCTTGGGGACGACCAAACGCCCGCATGGTGTCGTTATGGACGTACAAGCCGAAGCTGTGGAAGCCCAAGAAGATACAGACCCAGTTCAGGTGGGAGATAATTGCATCGCGGTGACGAAGCACACGATCGAGCAAGTTGTTGACATTGTTAGCCGGAACGTAATCGCGCACCATAAAGATGGCAGCGTGAGCGCCCGCACCCACAATCAGGAAGCCACCAATCCACACATGATGCGTGAACAGAGACAACTGCGTGGGGTAATCCGTCGCAATGTAAGGATAGGGAGGCATTGAGTACATGTGGTGAGCCACAATGATGCTCAAAGAACCCATCAATGCGAGGTTAATCGCCAACTGAGCGTGCCAAGAGGTGGTCAGGATTTCGTAGAGTCCTTTGTGGCCTTCTCCAGTGAAGGGGCCTTTATGGGCTTCTAAGATTTCCTTCATGCTGTGACCAATGCCCCAGTTTGTCCGGTACATATGGCCAGCAATGATGAACAGGACTGCCAGCGCCAGGTGATGGTGTGCGGTATCAGATAACCACAGACCGCCTGTTTGTGGGTTTAATCCCCCTTTGAAGGTTAAGAAGTCAGCATAGACTCCCCAATTCAAGGTAAAGAAAGGAGTTAATCCTTCTTTAAAGCTGGGATACAGTTCTGCCATCAGGTTGGGGTTGAGGATGAATTCATGGGGTAAAGGAATATCCTTCGCCGCCACTCCCGCATCCAGCAGTTTGTTCACGGGTAAGGACACATGAATTTGATGTCCTGCCCATCCCAAGGAACCCAGACCCAACAGACCAGCTAAGTGGTGGTTCATCATCGACTCCACATTCTGGAACCATTCCAGTTTGGGAGCGCGTTTGTGATAGTGGAACCAACCAGCAAACAGCATCAAACCTGCCATTACCAGCGCACCAATAGCGGTGCAGTAAAGCTGGAATGTGTTGGTAAAACCAGAAGCTCGCCACAGTTGGAATAATCCAGAGGTAATCTGAATTCCGTGGAAGCCACCGCCCACATCACCGTTTAAAATTTCTTGGCCGAAAATTGGCCATACAACTTGAGCGCTGGGCTTAATCCCCGTAGGGTTAGCCAGCCAAGCTTCGTAGTTTGAAAACTTAGCACCGTGGAAGTAGGCGCCACTTAACCAGATAAAGATCACGGCTAAATGGCCGAAATGGGCGCTAAAGATTTTACGCGAAATATCTTCTAAATCGCTGGTATGACTATCGAAGTCGTGAGCGTCGGCGTGGAGGTTCCAAATCCAAGTGGTTGTACTTGGCCCTTTGGCTAAGTCACGGCGGAAATGTCCAGGTTTAGACCATCTTTCAAAAGAGGTAGGAACCGGATCGTTGCTAACCGTAACTTTTACTTTTGCCTCACGCTCTGGAGGACTGATTGTCATTTAGACTCTCCTCGACCTGTGACAAAAAATAAGTAACGTTGCAGATTTTGACAGAAGTTATACCCCTTTTTCAAAATCCTTCACAAAAGTTAGCGTTTCGTACAATTGTTTCATAGATAAATTTCTATGAGACGATTTATTCAGGTTTATACCTGAACCTAAGACCAACCTTTGTTCGGGGGCAACAAGACACCCTTGTAGTTGCCATAAGGCTTTTTTATTTTTATTTCAACAGCAACGCCCAACTCAAAGCCTTACTATGTAAGGGCTTCCCTGTGCAGTCGCTGTTGTCTTTAAATGATATATCATCTTTCTGAATCTGGGGGGAATGACTTGGTAACAATAATTAAAATTCACTCAGATTCTCTCATGATCATCCATTTAGCGTTCACAACACTTTAAAAAAGTCAAACCCTTCTGGGTAAATGTTACAAAACTTAAAATTTCTCCGACGGTCAAATTTTAGGGTAGGGTAGCAGAGGATAGTGAACAGCAACCTGTGATTCCTTCAGTGATCAAAGTTACAAAATGTTGCTGATGTTTCAGAAATTAGAAACATCATCTTCCCGAATTCCTCAAGGAACTGCAAATCGCAATGAACCCCCAGAACTGACGGATCAAGGTTGACTGCCATTGGCCGATCATTCTCAATGGAAGAGTTATGGACAAAACTGGATTAGGGTTTCTGCACAGGATTAACCTGTTAAAGCTTCTGCTTCAGGGGTGGACAACAATTAAAACCCCACTGGCTACCTTATTAGCGGTATTAATAATAGTAACGATGGTTGGATGCGGTAATTCTGCGGTTGCGCCCCAGAGTTCTCCACCCCTGAACCTGACCCCATCCACCGAACCCATTGGGGACGTTTCACCACCCAAACTGATCCAAAAACTTCATCAAGCTCTCGATACTTACCAGCCTCAAGTCAGTATTCTCAACCCCAAACCGGACGCGATTATCGAAGACGATACGATTAATCTGCAACTTCAGGTTCAAGGTTTACCCCTCTTCAAAGACCCGAAATCCGGTTTGGGGCCACATTTACAGGTGATCCTCGATAACCAACCGAATATCGATATTTACGATATTTCTACTCCCATCACCTTCTCCAATTTAGACCCCGGAACCCATACCCTCCGGGTCTTTGCCACCTATCCTTGGAACGAAAGCTATAAAAATGAAGGGTCTTTTGCCCAAACCACCTTTCATATCTTTACAAAAACCGATCTTGATT from the Planktothrix tepida PCC 9214 genome contains:
- the psaB gene encoding photosystem I core protein PsaB → MATKFPKFSQDLAQDPTTRRIWYGIATAHDFETHDGMTEENLYQKIFASHFGHLAIIFLWTSGSLFHVAWQGNFEQWVKDPLNIRPIAHAIWDPQFGKPAVEAFTQAGASNPVDIAYSGVYHWWYTIGMRSNGDLYQGSIFLLILAAIFLFAGWLHLQPKYRPSLSWFKNAESRLNHHLAGLFGVSSLAWTGHLVHVAIPESRGQHVGWDNFLSTLPHPAGLAPFFTGNWGVYAQNPDTAGHIFGTSTGSGTAILTFLGGFHPQTESLWLTDMAHHHLAIAVLFIIAGHMYRTNFGIGHSIKEMMNSKDPLFGFKNEGPFNLPHQGLYDTMNNSLHFQLAFALAALGVITSVVAQHMYAMPPYAFIAKDYTTMAALYTHHQYIAGFLMVGAFAHGAIFLVRDYDSEQNKGNVLDRMLQHKEALISHLSWVSLFLGFHTLGLYVHNDVVVAFGTPEKQILIEPVFAQFVQASSGKVLYGMDVLLSNANSIATTAWPNYGNVWLPGWLEAINSGSNSLFLTIGPGDFLVHHAIALGLHTTTLILVKGALDARGSKLMPDKKDFGYAFPCDGPGRGGTCDISAWDAFYLSMFWMLNTIGWTTFYWHWKHLGVWQGNVAQFNESSTYLMGWFRDYLWLNSAQLINGYNPYGTNNLSVWSWMFLLGHLVWATGFMFLISWRGYWQELIETIVWAHERTPLANLVRWKDKPVALSIVQARVVGLAHFTVGYIITYAAFLIASTAGKFG
- the psaA gene encoding photosystem I core protein PsaA encodes the protein MTISPPEREAKVKVTVSNDPVPTSFERWSKPGHFRRDLAKGPSTTTWIWNLHADAHDFDSHTSDLEDISRKIFSAHFGHLAVIFIWLSGAYFHGAKFSNYEAWLANPTGIKPSAQVVWPIFGQEILNGDVGGGFHGIQITSGLFQLWRASGFTNTFQLYCTAIGALVMAGLMLFAGWFHYHKRAPKLEWFQNVESMMNHHLAGLLGLGSLGWAGHQIHVSLPVNKLLDAGVAAKDIPLPHEFILNPNLMAELYPSFKEGLTPFFTLNWGVYADFLTFKGGLNPQTGGLWLSDTAHHHLALAVLFIIAGHMYRTNWGIGHSMKEILEAHKGPFTGEGHKGLYEILTTSWHAQLAINLALMGSLSIIVAHHMYSMPPYPYIATDYPTQLSLFTHHVWIGGFLIVGAGAHAAIFMVRDYVPANNVNNLLDRVLRHRDAIISHLNWVCIFLGFHSFGLYVHNDTMRAFGRPQDMFSDTGIQLQPVFAQWIQHIHALAPGSTAPHALASVSPVFGGDVVAVGGKVAMMPIVLGTADFMVHHIHAFTIHVTVLILLKGVLFARSSRLIPDKSELGFRFPCDGPGRGGTCQVSGWDHVFLGLFWMYNSLSIVIFHFSWKMQSDVWGTVGADGTISHITNGNFAQSAITINGWLRDFLWAQAAQVITSYGSALSAYGLLFLGAHFVWAFSLMFLFSGRGYWQELIESIVWAHNKLKVAPSIQPRALSITQGRAVGVAHYLLGGIATTWAFFLARIISVG
- a CDS encoding putative bifunctional diguanylate cyclase/phosphodiesterase, whose product is MKLIDQQLKLNESDLNSLWVLGTKFFKSFMILLGLVQTTVKAKIELFLADHLRANNFSTFLGSHHLKQALKRSYKELSDFKFALDQSSIVAITDARGCITYANDKFCEISKYSREELIGKNHRFVNSGYHSKHFFKTLWSTIQSGKIWRGEIRNQAKDGTYYWVDTTIIPFLNDNGKPYQYIAIRNDITERKKAEYQLLYDVFHDRLTGLGNRSLLINEIEKSIEQVQKYPEELFAVLFLDLDRFKVVNDSLGRIVGDQLLMAFSHLLQSLVCYPNIVARLGGDEFAILLKSIQSPLEAIDLAKHINHILTNPFEIGGSQVFKTTSIGIVLGTTHYHQAENVLRDADIAMHQAKEKGKGCLEIFDKEIHDKALFKMQLEIELRQALMKQEFVVYYQPIINLKTGKITGFEALVRWQHPQRGMISPAEFIPLAEETGLIVPIGNWVLQQACQQLQKWQILRDGENSIYPLTLNVNFSAQQFNLSNVIEIVETIVNQTQISLWDLKIELTESVLMDNNTTLEGLAQLKSYHIGLSIDDFGTGYSSLSYLHRFPLDTLKIDRSFIQNIGERGRETEIVLAIISLAHNLGMDVVAEGVETEEQLNQLRLFNCEYGQGYLFSKPLSSEATEALLRSNPQW
- a CDS encoding YbjQ family protein, with the protein product MILTTTSTLQGKEIIEYYGVVSGEAILGANIIRDFFAGIRDIVGGRAAAYEQSLREAKDLAMLEMIEEAKALGANGIIGIDLDYETVSEGMLMVAASGTAVKWI